One region of Streptomyces rishiriensis genomic DNA includes:
- a CDS encoding DUF4097 family beta strand repeat-containing protein, protein MPSFDTPEAISVTARVDAGSLQFTASDRSDTVVEVRPRDPEKDLDTRVAAQTEVTYAGGVLTIRTPKPTLFGLGRTGTVDVTVDLPTGSRIDTTGAWTQVIGEGRLGEVRVKNSAGDVRLDTTGPLELTAAHGTITVDHVEGSAEITASSGSMRVGFVDGPAVLKNSHGSTTVGAVTGELRVSGANGDIDITRAEDSVTATTAHGTLRVGEVVRGTVQLETSYGAIDVGIREGTAAWLDVSSDSGQVRNTLTASESPEKTEDTVKIRARTRYGNIHIRRAKA, encoded by the coding sequence ATGCCTTCTTTCGACACTCCCGAAGCGATCTCGGTCACCGCACGCGTGGACGCCGGTTCCCTCCAGTTCACCGCGTCCGACCGCTCCGACACCGTCGTCGAGGTGCGGCCCCGCGACCCGGAGAAGGACCTGGACACACGGGTGGCCGCCCAGACCGAGGTCACGTACGCGGGCGGAGTCCTGACCATCAGGACGCCCAAGCCCACGCTGTTCGGACTCGGCCGCACGGGCACCGTCGACGTGACGGTCGACCTGCCCACGGGCTCACGGATCGACACGACCGGCGCCTGGACCCAGGTGATCGGCGAGGGCCGGCTCGGCGAGGTCCGCGTCAAGAACTCGGCGGGCGACGTCCGCCTCGACACCACGGGCCCGCTGGAGCTGACCGCGGCGCACGGCACGATCACCGTGGACCACGTCGAGGGCTCCGCCGAGATCACCGCCAGCTCCGGCAGCATGCGCGTCGGCTTCGTCGACGGCCCCGCCGTCCTGAAGAACTCGCACGGCAGCACGACCGTCGGCGCCGTGACCGGCGAGCTGCGCGTGAGCGGCGCCAACGGTGACATCGACATCACGCGCGCCGAGGACTCGGTCACCGCCACCACCGCCCACGGCACCCTGCGGGTGGGCGAAGTGGTTCGCGGCACCGTCCAGTTGGAGACCTCCTACGGCGCCATCGACGTCGGCATCCGCGAGGGCACGGCCGCCTGGCTCGACGTCAGTTCCGACTCCGGCCAGGTGCGCAACACGCTCACCGCGTCCGAGTCCCCGGAGAAGACCGAGGACACCGTCAAGATCCGCGCCCGCACCCGGTACGGCAACATCCACATCCGCCGC
- a CDS encoding toxin-antitoxin system HicB family antitoxin: MDLTPYVDTLRRELAVAAEAGGDEARELAERLTAPLESATRLTMLHVLSAATDEITRDLAPGSVDVRLRGLDPHFVVTLPAGGERGIVEPVAPAEPLKAPADGDEGGTARVNLRLPAHLKARAEEAATREGLSVNAWLVRAVSAAVDGGPRQPRTTEKTQTLGQSFTGWVR, translated from the coding sequence ATGGACCTCACCCCGTATGTCGACACTCTCCGCCGCGAACTCGCGGTGGCCGCCGAAGCCGGCGGTGACGAAGCACGCGAGCTGGCGGAGAGGCTCACCGCTCCTCTGGAGTCGGCGACCCGGCTGACCATGCTCCACGTGCTCTCCGCCGCGACGGACGAGATCACCCGCGATCTCGCCCCCGGCTCGGTCGACGTACGGCTGCGCGGGCTCGACCCCCACTTCGTGGTGACACTCCCGGCCGGCGGCGAGCGCGGCATCGTGGAGCCGGTCGCGCCCGCCGAACCGCTCAAGGCCCCGGCCGACGGTGACGAGGGCGGTACCGCCCGCGTCAACCTGCGCCTGCCGGCCCACCTCAAGGCCCGCGCCGAGGAGGCCGCGACCCGGGAGGGCCTGTCGGTCAACGCCTGGCTGGTGCGCGCCGTGTCGGCCGCGGTCGACGGCGGCCCGCGGCAACCGCGCACGACGGAGAAGACCCAGACACTCGGACAGAGCTTCACGGGCTGGGTGCGCTAG